The genome window GCTGACCACAGACTATTCTGTGACCATGTTTTTAGACTCACCGCTAGCCCGATTCTTTCACGCCCTGTTATCAGGTCATCAAACCCAGGGACAGTGATCACCGCTGGGTGGTATGGTGCTTCTGGGATGGCAGGATACAGAGCTTGCCACATGCATGGACACTCACCAACCCACATGCCTTTGCTTGAGCCTGGACTCACACCATGGCCTGCTGGGAGCGTCTGTCACCGGCTATCATGGATCAGGGATGTCACCATGGTGTGTGGACACAAAGAGACCGTCAGCAATCGTGTGGCAGGTTAAGGAAAGAATTAGTGCTTTGTGGTGACTCTGGTCATTCGCTTGAACGGAGAAAGAAATGGACTCACAGACATGTGGTCTGTTTGGCTGGGTGGGTGCTGAGAGGAGAAAGATGGACATACCAGAGAGAAGGGGTCTGGTGTGGGACAGATGGAAGGACTAGGGTGTAGACACAGGGTCTGACAATGAAATCCCACCCAGCCTCCAAAGGATGAACCTGGAGATTATTCACCATGGAAGCACAGCCATGACTGTGAAGGTGGTGAAACTTAGCACGGAAGTAGGATTGTTGACAAATGCCAACCTTGGGTATGGCATGGTCATTCCCATCTTGAAATTGGAGCGGGTCTTGACTGTCTGCTTGAGACCCTCACAAGAGGAAGACTTTTAGCATTCCCTCATGGAGTGAGTTGTGGAAGGGTCTTCAGCTTTTTATTGAGATCTAGgcactccctccctcctgccgTGGCTTCATGTGGTTTTTCAGTGGAATATTTAAAGACTATCTAGACTATATAGGAATATAAGACTATATAGGAGCTTAACGTCTAAGTAACAGGGAGGCTCCAGAAGATTCTATCTCTTTGGCTTTCAGGCTTCAGTCACCATGCTAAGGTGGGGGATTTGGGGTGATATAGCTGTCTTAGAGAGTCACCTATGCCTCTGTAATTATGTCCCTGTAATTAACTCTTTACCAATAAACTCATTGCTTGGCAAGCTGGGCTTGGATGGTATTGGCTTCTGCCAGGGCTGACCTTTTGGGGGTGAGGTTTATTCATGCGTCTCCAGGAATCAGCGACATGCAGCTAGCACAGAAGATGTTTTGGACAGTCGGGTAGACAGAATGACTTAGCTGGGTGACACCCGCCGCCCTGTCAGTGTCTGGGCTGTCACAACGAGCACACGGATGGAGGAAGGGCTGTGCTGGTTTAAGCAGAAGCTATGCCCTCGCTGGACAGCCAGGCTGCCCCAGTGTCCAGGGGTGCATCCGGGACACTGGCTGCTACCCTGTGGTGGCAGGAGGTTTATTCTCAGCCAGCAGCCCATGTGTGCAGTGtagctctcctctccccagagATCTTGGCTGGGATTCAGGCTGCCCGGCCAGATGCTCCTGTCAGCATTTCTCCTCTGCTGTGGATGCCTGGAACCAGCCATTGTgtgatgttgtgtgtgtgtgtgtgtgtgtgtgtgtgtgtgtgtgtgtgcgtgcaagtGTGCACATGCTGTAGTGCTATGCACCCAGAGTATAGACAACAGCTCTGGACCCACCCACTCCAGGCAGTCACTTTTGTCACTCAGCTGGGACACAGTATCCAGACATTGTACCCAATTGCGCCACAGTGGCTGCATACTGATAACCACTGCCTTGAAGAATGGCTTATCCTCCAGCATTCCCAGAAGGCCACACTGAGCTATACTTTTCTACAAAGTCAGTCTTGGAAAGAACTACTAGCCGAGTCCATAAGTTTCCGCTATGCATGCTAAAGGCAGGAGAAGGTCATGCCCGGCAAGGCTCCAGACCTGGGTGTATGCTAAGACCCAAAGACCCTGCTGGATCCAGAAAGGGTGAGATCCTTTTGAgcctacagacatacatgtgcacatgtgtgtatgtggcagAGGTGATTGGGCCAGAAAGCCAGCACAGGCCCCAGCTCAATGCCCCGGAGACTGTTGGACAGGAGAGGGTGTCATGGTGGGTGCTCTGAGGGAAGACAGCTGTGAGCAGAAGTACCCAGATTAGATGAGGGAACACAAGACTTCAGGCCACAGGTCAAGCATGaagccaagatttttttttcccctttccatcCAATTTTGAAGATGCTCTCCAACAAACACTGGTGGGAGAGTAGGGCAAGGGCTTGCCAGGCTCCTGCCTTACTCCAGCCTGAAGTTGTAGGGCAGGGTCGCTGTAGTCAGGTCTGGCCCAACCCAGACACAGCATGGGACAGGCTGGGACATGGCCTTTGTACCCTGGAGTGTGAAGGTAGGCCTGGCTAGTGCAGGTCCACAGCGCCATCTGCCGGCCATGCGTCAGGCAGAACTGAAGTGGTTACTGCAAGCCATCCATCCTTCTGTAATTAAGGAGGAGAGCAACTCTGTCATTGGACATGGTGTCTGCTGGGAACCTGGGTATATAAGTTCCTTAGGTTCTCTGCCCCAACCCAGAAGGCAGAGTGCTGGCACAGGGGTGCCTACATTCAAACCCCAGGGTCCATGTTGCTGATCTCCAGCTTGTGAACTTCTGGCCACTGTGGTCAGGGACTCCACCTGTTCTATTTGCCTGCCAGATGGGGTCCTACTAGAGCCTGTCCACCTCTCTTGTCAAGTGATACCTGTCTAGTCCCCTCCTCCATCAAACAATGGACCTTCTGTATTGCAATATGGCCCTAGTTTCCTCCATCAGAAACATTTAAAGAGGAAAAAGCAAGCAGCCACCCTAGCCTGAAAAGAGATGCCAAGTCATCAAGTTGGTGAAATCCGTTCCAGGGCGCATCCAAGCAGCAGGAATACCTGGCCCAAGGCCACAACACCCGCAGGCCCCCACACCCAGGCCTTCTGTACCTGCAGCACCATCCATGGGAAGAGGTGTGCCCGGGTGACCCACTGGCCAGTGCCGCTTAGGGATCACTCTGCTCTCAGAGGATGGCTGGCTGTGGAGTCCGCCTTCGGTTACCTGAGAGCTGGCTGTGGAACAAACCCTGGCGAAGCAGCAGGGAAACCGGCCTGCACATCCAGGTCTGCGAGCGGCCTGTCGACCAGGTCAGTGTCCTGATGTGAACTCCCTATCCCAGTTGGATCAGAACAGCATCCAGCAGACAGAGCCAGGCAGGTAGGATGGAAGAGACGCCAAGCTGAAGCCTCAGCCTGCCAGAGACTCCATTCTAGTGTCCAGGTAGGAGCTGACCGTGGAGATGCCCAGCTGGCACAGTGACAGTTGTGGCATGGGTCTAACAGGTGTCCATTCCCTTCACATGTCTGCACAGGACTCCAGGGACACATGCAGGTCACAGCTTAGGGAGCACAGCAGGAAAGGGAGTGGAGTGGCGAGGCCAGACCAGGGGCGGGGGGACCTCCTCAAGAACCATGAGGTCCTAAAATCCCTAAAGAGCTGCAGCAGAAGGGCACCATGCTGGCAAGGCCAGGGCTCCTCCAGGGACCACAGACAACCCAGATCCTAATTTAAAATTGTCTTCATGCCCAGATGAACAGTCTGTCCAGCTCAGCTCCTGAAgctggtgtcttcctctgtgaacgcTGTTGTCAACACTGCCATTGCAGGCTTACATGCTGAGTCCTTACATGCTTCCTGTTACTGAAACAATCAACTTCAACAGAGGAAAGGCTATGCCGGCTCAGTTTGGGGGTTCCAGTGCACGTTCACCTGGCCCCATTGCTTTGGCATGTGGTGAACCAGTGGTAGATTCGGGAGCATCATGGGAGATGACCATAGACAAGATTCCCTCATGGTCAAGAAAGGAAGAGCAAGCCAGGATCCCAACACCTCTCCCATGGAAGGCATGCCACCTCCCACTGGGCCCCACCTCCCAGACACTACGTAGCAGGAACCAGGCCTTTAGAAAATATCTCCAGCAGCCCCTAATGCTACACGTTACACAGTTTGCTTGCCTGAGGCAGATAGACCACGAGTCAGGGCAGGACAGGAGCCCTCCCCCAAGCCCCGTCCTCTACCACACTGGGCACATGCCCGGACAAGTTGCCAGGTGCCCTCCAAGGTCAGTAGATTCTGAGTCCCCATGGGAAGACACAGGttcccatccatctcccagctctgGCAGGACAGGTGCAATCTGAACAGTGTTGAGGGTCCACATTCTCAATGAAACAAACCAATACGTGCTGTTCCTGGTGACCTTCAATGATCAATTTTATTATAAAGAACAGTATCAAAATATACAAATCTGCTTAAGAACCACCAAGAAATGCAGCTTTTTAAAGGGCCAAGTGAATATCAGCTATTTCAGGGTAGACGGCTTCTCCCTCCGGAATCTTCCTGGAGAAATGGGGTTGATGTCCATGGACCACATTTTCTATAGATGATATCCTCTCAATAACTTAAAAGGGTGAGTCTGGCTTCGGAGCCCGGATGCCTGTCACAAATCTTCATGGAAGGGCGGCTGTGTGGGGCTTTCCCCTGCAACTTCTGTCAGAAGACATGCGGGGCACTGAGTGAGTACCCAGGGCTGAAGTGCCTTGAGGATGGGTGGGATGGATGGCAGCTGGCGGTACAGGTGCTGGTGTCCCAACACTCACTGGTTGGCTCACACCCCAGGAATAGCACCCTGGCTCCCTCCTGACCTAGCAGCTTTCTAAGGACAGCTCAGGGTGAGCCTCAGCACCCACTGTGGTGCCTAGGCAGGTACTTCAGAGCCTCGAGCAGAGGACAACAGTGTGTGGTGGAGGGCAGGCACTGACAGCAGGCAATCCTGTCCTCTGGCTGCCAAGTCCCTCTTATCCTTGGTAACTCACTGACTGCAACATGCCTAGGTGCAGATGCACAACAGTTTACCCTGATCAGAATGAGCTTCTGGGAAACTCCTGTCACTCTTAGCCTTTCTGACCACTGCCTGTTCTCACTTTCTACAACTCCTGTAGTTCTGTCAGATCAAACTGTCTCTCTCAAGGACAGAGGCTGACATTCTGGCTAGCACTATAAATGTGGCTTGATTTAGAAATAGGTTATTTTGCAGGTAATTAGTCATCAGGGTGGGACCCGATCCAGGATAACTTGTGGAGTCTTTATGAAACAGGAAGCTTGGACACATAGAGACCACGAAAGGACAAAAAACATTCTGGAAGGACTCTGACAGACCCTACTTCACAGCCTCAGAGATAGCCACAGACTCTGACCTTGGGCTGGGGTTGCACAACTCCATATTTTTCTTTTGGGAATCCTGGAGGGGCTGGTGCCTCAATGAGGCTGTTGCACTCAGCTCTTCTTCCCCCTCAGTGGGGCATcacactttcttttcctctctttctccacaGCAGACCCTATCTGAAGCCACTAACTGAATCCTCCCCTGTACTGGCATCTCTAGGCTCCTACTGaacactcctcctcctctgtgacccTGGGTGTGCACTGTGCAAACATTTCACCTGTCTTCTGTGTTGTCCAATGGAGCAACTCTGTGTTAATTTCTTACTTGGCAGTTTTCAAGTGTCTAGCTAGTCCCAGCCCTAGGCAGGGCAGGCCATACTGTTCCTCGCCTTCCGCCACTCACCGCTTTCTGCTGTCTGTACACAAGCATCTTCTGTCTCCTCAAAGCCTTCTGGACACACGCAGACAAAGCTCCCTGGAATATTGTAgcagttttcatttttcctcttacaTGCTTTTTCTTCTAGTGAGCATTCATCTATATCTGAAATAAAATTACTGCATTTCAATAAATGATTGCACGCACACATACCGCAGATTATGAAAACTGCGCATTCACAATTATCAATGAAAGCAATGGGATTATAAATGTCCATCAGATACAGATGTGAAGATCAAGAAGGCGTTCAGAGGAGAGCTTCCTGGGTCTCAGAGGCCTGGCCTCAACTGGCAGAGCAGAGATATCTCAGCAGTGAGGATGGGAAGCCCAGTGCCCCGGGCATTGCCCAAGAGAGTGGAGATGACAGCCAAGTCCCCTGGGAGCTGATGGTGACAAAGGGGCTCAGGTAAGCATGGCTCCAACGGGCACCATGATATTGTCTGTGCAGGGACAGACCCCAGGGGAAGCATCGGTCAGAGGTTGTGGGTCCCCACCCACAAGGCAAGTGATGTGCTCCTTCTAGAAAGTTCATGTTCTCCAGAAGACAGCTCACTCACCTTCACACTGTCCACTCTGCTTGGTGTAGCCAGAGATACACTCTTTACAGTTGGCTGGGCCTTTTCCTGTACAGCCCACACAGGTAGAATCACATTCTAGAGACAAGGAGGAAAGACATCAGACTACTTCCACTATAGTAAGGCAGGGCAAGAATAGCACACCATAGAACAGACCCTAGTGACACTGAGGAACTTAAAACAAAGCCACCTCAATCCCGGTGACAATTTGTTTCCCTAACCAAGACCTCACTAAGAACAGCCAAGCGTAGACTGCAGGCTTTATAGGCCTAGTGTCTCATTTCCCTGAGAGGACACTGTAGCCTGCTTGTACTACCCAGTACTACTGTAGACACCAGGTGGCAACCTCATCCCTGCTGCTCTCTGACTTGCGTAAGACCCGAAAATACAACCTTGACTGGCAAATTTGGAAAGCAAAAGAGTGTGGACaatttgggtgtggtggtgcacgcctttaatccagcacttaggaagaggaggcagaggaatctctgagagtctgaggccggcgtggtctacatagtgagatccaggacagccaggactacacagaaaggTCCTGTTTAAGAGTGTGAAAAGTTTTCCCTATAAGAGAAAGGACTGGTGTGATTTAAATGAAGGAGCCTAAACAGCAGCATGGTCCAAGATTCCTGTGATGGACGAAACATTTGCTGCATCGAGATGTGCTGTTTTTCTGCAGTATGTCTACTGATGATGTTGCCACTTTCAAGTGTCTGAAGCCGACCACACAGAGGCCATTCTAGTCACACAAgttgaagaagggagggaagccCACAGAGGATGACAGGCCCCGACACTCTGGTCACCTTCACACGTGTACGAGCCGTTGACGTTCTCACAGTACTGGGCATCGCTGCAGGGAGGGGTCTCTGCGGCACACTCATCCACGTCTGGAACAAAAAAGTCTGTGAGCAGAGCCACAAGTTCAACCCATCCCTTCCTTCACCACCACCTCCCCCAAGGCCTGAAACCAGCTGGGGCTGAGCTCTGAATCTGCCTAAGGCCAAGCAGCTGCTGAGGGGTGAAACCAAAACTAGGACTgacaagagggaggaagggaggcagtgGCACCTGGGGCTACAGAAGATCAAGCCAGTGCCAGCTCCACTGATGGCCCCAGTACGGGGTTGGCAGCATCAAAGGGGGAAAGGCACAGCAATAGCAGGGCCATGGCAGGGCCACGTGCCCTGGTGCTGTGATGCTACCAGTTGTGGTGGGGACACCTGCTTAATCTAGATCTGAGTCCTTCTCAAAACCCACATGCAGGCCAGGCTTTCCTTTCAGAGCCCCGAGAGGGCAGAGACGAAAGGCATCAGACGGGAGTCAGACCTCACTGGGGGTCTCTCCTGCATGGAACCTTTCCCCGCCCACCCAGTGTCCTCACCAACACAGGCATCCTCCACACGTGCCCAGCCCACTTCGCACTTGATACAGTCTTTGTTGGTCGGACCTGAGCATGTCTTGCAAGACTCATCACAGACTGGAAAGCAAAGGCTGTGTTAGGAGGGCCCTTCTGGGAACAGGGTCCTATCGTCTCCCACACAGCGGGAAGGTTCCTTTAGGAATAGGGGTTTAAGATTGGCAGGAAAATGACAAAAAGtgatgaaaacaagaaaataagcaGCCATTAATTCTGGGCAAGTTGTCACCATATGCAGCAGGCCTCTAGTCAATAACAAGGTACTGCTGACTACTTCCTTCATGGATTCATAAAACACCAAGTGTGTGAACTAAACCAAGGGTGCTGTCATGTGCAGGCAGCAACCACAGGGGCCGAGAAGGCTGGCAAGGCCTGTGCTCCCCTGACTGATTTGACAGGTAGAGCTGACCTAAGTCTCAGGAAGAACCTGCCCAGGTAACCTTGACAAGCCAGGTGACAACAAAGGAGCTATTGGGGCCAGTGCTCAGGAGCAGCCCCCAAGAGTCCTGGTTTCTATGTGCAGCTGGGTCTTGCGGGCCCGGAAAGTTCTAGTTCCCTCTGAGTTGTTCGACTGACTGCAGACACGTCCCAGCCTCTGTATCTTGCCTCCTCACTCCAAGAACACCTGGCAGGAAGCTGAAGGACCTGTCCATCCTTTAGGGACAGCCATAGGCTTTGAGCAAGCCTTTCATCAGTACATTTCAGGTGATCACATGGAATATGGCCCACTACTAAGTGCTaggtcaaaaacaaacaaacaaacaaacaaacaaacaaacaacaggtaTAGGCAAGGCAAACGCTGTCACATAGGCACTGAACCTCCCAGAAAGGCTTCAAGAAGCAAGCACCCTTTCCTTCTGGGGTACTTTATCGATACTTCAAAAAGGCCACACCGCTAGGCCTCCTGCACTGCTCTGGACACCTGGGGCTAGGGGGTCAAGAGCCACTCTGTTCCCAGCCAAGCAGCTTCGGCAGAGGACTGCTCCCCATGGCCTCACCGTCAACCGAGCTGCCTAGACTACGGGTGCTGCTGCTTACCAGAGCAGATGCTGTGGGTCTCGTTCCTCAGCACGCTGAAATAGCCGTCCATGCAGTCGATACACAGTGGTCCCTTGTAGCCTACATGACACTGGCAGGACCCGTCACCCTCTCTGCTGCCATCTCCACTGCAGTAGCCATTACCGCTGCAAGGTCTTTCGGACCCACCCTGGCATGCTTGGAAGACATAAATCTTTGTTAGGCGCAATCCCTAGAGATCGACTGTGTCTTTCTCACATGCGGAGAAGCGCAACCTAATGTCCATTGGGATTTTTAATAAACTAAACCCGGCACCATTCCTGCCAGGGGGGAAACGGGCCTGAAAGCTGAAGGAAAGGGCTAGAGACAGACCCTGACTTCCTGAAACCTGCAGGATCAACACTGTAACGCCTGTGGGGAGCCAGCTAAGGGACAACGTGTTATGTGCTTGGAAGAGAAATCTGGTGTTGTATTCAACGTACAGGCAGGGAGAGACAAGCAGGAGGCGGCTCAGCCTCCGGGCATGCCTGAAACTGAAACTTCTGCCACCTGACCCAGCCCGAGCAACATGACTGGCTCCAGTCTCCAGGCTCACCTCATAGAAACCCCAGGGCCAGCTAAGCAGGCCCACCACCTGCAACTCCTCTCAACTTGTCTCTCCTGAAATACAGATGAGTTCCTGAGTCTGTGATCCCTACTCTAAAAACACATTAGGACTAGAAGCTCTACACAGCAAGGGAGAGAGAAGTGAGCAGTGATGCAGGAGCCTACATTCCAGGTTCACAGCCCTAGAGTAAGGGTGGATAGCTACCCAATtgaggagagaggcagggacACCAACTTCATAGAAAGATGGCATAGTGCGAGTGCCCTGTGCTTTTAAACACAGGGGAGTCAGAGAGGAAGAACAGGAAAAATGGAGAGTTGGGATTCCCCAAGGAAAACGTACCATGACAGTCTGGCCCATAGGTGCCCGGGAGACAGCAAGCTTTCAGTGTGTGTACACAAAACCATTCAAATAGGTTAGGATAGTCCTTCTTCCTGAGGATTTAGAAATGGTCATTAAATCCCATGAAATACTGGGCTGGGGGGCATGCAAGGCTCAGTGGTGGAATACACACAAGAACACCATGAGGGGATGTCTGAAGCCTTCGACAGTTTCAAGCCCTGAATATATGCTATGAGTGTGTTTACAAACATAGCGATGGGGAGGTTTAATTTATAAATCAGGCAGTAGGAGATCCATGACAAAATAGCAAAACACTGCAACGAGGCTCATCCCTGGAGTCTTCACTTCCTGTCTTCAGGCTGAAGTACCTGGAGGTAGGAGGCACTGTACAAGCCCTCAAAGCTATGTGGTGGGAGAAGCAAGAACGAGCGAGCTTCCTGACTCTTTAAGAGCTGTGCTCTAGTAAGAGACAACTGCGCGCAGGGGTAGAATGGGACAGGGAGGTACGGCATGGGAAGAGACTGCAAAGCCACAGATCAGAGCACAGGGCACTCACAGTGTCATCCACCAGGCCTccagctgctcctcctgctcctccaagACTTGGTTGCACTCAAAGTCGCTGCTGTCACACAGGCCCTCCAGGATCTCCAGAAGCCGGATCTCACTGAAACACAGCCCATCAGCACCCCAAAGCACCGGTAAAACCTCCACAACCATGGGCAGGGTTAGTCATTGAGGGGAGGCTAATCCTGGGTTATGCAGGAGACCCCCAAAGCTGGTTAGGTGCTTCATCACTACAGGATGAGGAGAGCTTACTCCATCAGCCAGGGAAGCTAGAAGTCTCTAGGAGAGCTGGCAGCTCCAGTTTGTGTTCTCAAAAAGCCTccctctgtggtgtgtgtgtacgcgTGAAAAAGTCTTTCAGTGTGTCTACGTACGAGCAGAAGTGGCTGTAGGGAGTGCTGAAACCACAGGCCAGCGAGTGGCCAGAGGCAGAGATGAACAATGACAAGGTATCCACCATCTAAGGGGTTTTTCCGTGTGCCGGTGGCCGTGGCCGCCAATCCGCGCAGTTGGGCACCCACCTAAATTCGTACTTGGACAGAGACTTCTCCTCCCACGCTGTGTTGCCGCCGCCGAAATTCTTTCTGGCCGTGTTGGCCATCCCCTGTGGAGGAGGTGGCACCGGCTCGGTGGTCCGCAGTGAACCCCGCCAGCCCCCGCCCGGCCCCGCTGCCCCGGGCTCGCCGCCCGCCCACCTGCTTGAACTTGTCCACAAGCGTCCGGCACTTATGGCACATGGTTGGCTTCCGGGAAGCTACAGTCCcgggcggcggcagcagcagcagcagcagtagcagcccaAATGCGGCTGCGAGTGGCAGGTGCATGGCGGGCGGGTTGCCGGCGACCGGCGGAGAACAGCAGCGGAGTCTCGGCCTCCGCCCACCGGCCCGCGCGCCAGCCGTTCCCTGGGCTACTTGACTGCGTCGCCGAGGCCCCGCCCATCTCTCACCCTGCGCGACGCCATTGGCTAGAGGAACTCGCCCTTGCCTGATGTGGACCAATTGGGGTTCGCCACGAAAATCCACCAATGAGAAGGCCCCGGGTCAGCATCCCGCGAGAGTGGGGCGGGACCGCGGTCTTCTAGCCTGCCCTCGTGTCCCGCCCTCCATTCATAGCCTGTGGCGGCCATCTTTACTCCGGGCCCAAAGAGCCCGCCTCTGTCGCTAGTCTGAGCTATGGCGGCCATGTTAAGCCCGGGCAAAAGACTTCGCTTCTGGACCGTGTTTCCGCAGCTCGCTTCCTGCTGAGGGCAGTCTGCTGAGTTCGGAGGGGTCATGCGGAGAGCGGAAGAGGTTAGCATTCGCCGCCGGGATTTGGGTACTCGGGAGGTGGCGGCCAGGCTGGGGCTTTTCCGAGCGGGCCGTCTTAGCGCGCGTGGTAGCCTTTGAGTTCCTCATCTAGGGGCTGAACAACTCACCTGGGGATCGGGCTtctcacttagagactgagcgTGTTCCTGGGGGCATCTCACCTGAGACCTGGACCTTTCCTCCGTTCCCCACCCTCCTCACCTGACGGCCGCAGCTGTCACCTGTGAACTGAGCTCTGCATGTTGGACCGGCTCGATGTGGTTGAGGGTCCACAAAGTAGCCAACATTTCCACGGGGGCCTCGGGCAGTGGGCTCACGTGACCTTCCGAACTTCAGATGGCTTGAGTGAGGAGCAGTATGCATTATCTGAATTTTTGGAGAACACCTGTT of Meriones unguiculatus strain TT.TT164.6M chromosome 8, Bangor_MerUng_6.1, whole genome shotgun sequence contains these proteins:
- the Creld2 gene encoding protein disulfide isomerase CRELD2, whose amino-acid sequence is MHLPLAAAFGLLLLLLLLPPPGTVASRKPTMCHKCRTLVDKFKQGMANTARKNFGGGNTAWEEKSLSKYEFSEIRLLEILEGLCDSSDFECNQVLEEQEEQLEAWWMTLKKDYPNLFEWFCVHTLKACCLPGTYGPDCHACQGGSERPCSGNGYCSGDGSREGDGSCQCHVGYKGPLCIDCMDGYFSVLRNETHSICSVCDESCKTCSGPTNKDCIKCEVGWARVEDACVDVDECAAETPPCSDAQYCENVNGSYTCEECDSTCVGCTGKGPANCKECISGYTKQSGQCEDIDECSLEEKACKRKNENCYNIPGSFVCVCPEGFEETEDACVQTAESEVAGESPTQPPFHEDL